A genomic stretch from Euwallacea fornicatus isolate EFF26 chromosome 10, ASM4011564v1, whole genome shotgun sequence includes:
- the Clbn gene encoding ribosome quality control complex subunit NEMF homolog has protein sequence MKTRFNTLDIVCVVKELQKFIGLRVNNIYDIDSKTYLIRLQGGEQKQVILLESGNRIHSTNFEWPKNVAPSGFSMKLRKHLKNKRLESLSQLGVDRIVDLQFGSGEAAYHVILELYDRGNIVLTDYEMTILYVLRPHTEGDKVKFAVREKYPQNRAREEEGVSKEKIVEILGKTKTGDQLKKVLVSNLEYGPSLLEHVLLKQGFTNSTKIGKTFHINQDIDKLMLGLSEADLIFKSVQKGLLKGFIIQKKEERPATDTKEVEYFYSNQEFHPMLFEQYASMPYKEFDSFCLAVDEYFSSLESQKLELKAVQKEREAMKKLENVRKDHSQRLVGLEKAQEEDKQKAELITRNQELVDRTILSVQMLLGQQMSWDNIEEVIDEARTRSDPSALAIKKLKLEINHISMFLQDPYAESTNIDQSNQENEDDDKIPSMVVDLDLDLTAFANARRYYDQKRTAAKKQQKTIESHTKALKSAERKTKQTLKDVQTITNINKARKVYWFEKFYWFISSENYLVIAGRDQQQNELIVKRYMKPTDVYVHADIHGASSVVIKNPTGLPVPPKTLNEAGTMAICYSVAWDAKVVTNAYWVWGEQVSKTAPTGEYLSTGSFMIRGKKNFLPPSHLILGLSFLFRLEDGCIEKHLGERRVIAQEGDSSVSIQDSELGKEEDVEVPVLDESDEDEINKDGEIDKKNIENLTDKNIVESGNIEEKTDGAVQEESSSGSEDEENSRFPDTHIKIQHSGGTKQILTEPVVKDQKQQDEDNIIFLGDDKPVILKPNQTKARSRGVSESSNKDRSNKSQKNEPVKQSQAKRGQKSKLKKIKEKYKDQDEEDRRLRMDVLQSSGNQKDVKKCKKGGKEQQSRNTKREPRTPRLQVPKDCNDLDDDEPTVQADVDMVNALTGIPLEADELLFAVPVIAPYNTLANYKFKVKLTPGTAKRGKAAKTAVSMFFKDRSITSREKDLLKAVKDEQLARNIPGKVKLSAPKMQNLRK, from the exons atgaaGACACGTTTTAACACTCTAGACATTGTTTGTGTTGTTAAAGAACTTCAAAA GTTTATTGGCTTAAGAGTGAATAATATCTACGACATCGACAGTAAGACCTATCTGATAAGGCTGCAAGGTGGAGAACAGAAGCAGGTTATATTGCTGGAATCCGGTAATCGAATAcattcaacaaattttgagtggCCCAAGAATGTTGCACCTTCAGGTTTTAGCATGAAA CTGagaaaacacttaaaaaacaaacgatTAGAGAGCCTATCCCAACTAGGAGTAGATCGTATTGTTGACCTGCAATTCGGATCGGGCGAAGCCGCTTATCATGTAATTTTGGAGCTCTATGACCGCGGTAACATAGTGCTGACCGACTACGAGATGACCATCTTATATGTTTTAAGGCCACACACTGAAGGGGATAAGGTAAAATTCGCTGTAAGGGAAAAATATCCGCAAAACAGAGCCAGAGAAGAAGAGGGTGttagtaaagaaaaaattgtggaGATTTTGGGAAAAACCAAAACAGGTGATCAACTGAAGAAAGTgcttgtttcaaatttag aGTATGGTCCCTCACTCTTGGAGCATGTTTTGTTGAAACAAGGCTTCACAAACTCAACTAAAATCGGGAAAACTTTTCATATAAACCAGGATATTGATAAACTTATGTTGGGTCTTTCTGAAGCTGACTTAATCTTTAAATCAGTGCAAAAAGGTTTGCTTAAG ggttttataatccaaaaaaaagaagaacgTCCTGCTACTGATACCAAAGAAGTGGAGTACTTTTACTCTAATCAGGAGTTTCATCCAATGCTCTTTGAGCAATATGCCTCCATGCCATATAAAGAATTCGATTCATTTTGCTTAGCTGTAGATGAGTACTTTTCCAGCTTGGAAAGTCAGAAGTTGGAGCTAAAAG CTGTTCAGAAGGAAAGGGAAGCTATGAAAAAGCTAGAAAATGTTAGGAAAGATCACAGTCAGCGTCTGGTGGGACTGGAAAAAGCTCAGGAGGAGGACAAACAGAAGGCAGAATTGATTACAAGAAACCAAGAGTTGGTGGATCGTACTATACTCTCTGTACAAATGCTTTTGGGACAACAG atGTCTTGGGACAATATTGAAGAAGTAATTGATGAAGCCAGAACCAGAAGTGACCCTAGTGCTTTAGCAATTAAAAAGCTGAAATTAGAAATCAACCACATCAGCATGTTTTTACAAGACCCTTATGCAGAGTCCACAAACATTGATCAATCAAATCAGGAGAATGAAGATGACGATAAAATACCCTCAATGGTGGTAGACTTGGATCTGGATCTGACGGCTTTTGCCAATGCTAGAAGATATTATGATCAAAAACGTACAGCGGCAAAAAAGCAACAGAAGACTATCGAGTCACATACCAAAGCCTTAAAATCTGCGGAAAGAAAGACTAAGCAAACTTTGAAGGATGTGCAAACGATAACAAATATCAACAAAGCGAGAAAGGTGTATTGGTTTGAGAAGTTTTATTGGTTTATTAGTTCCGAGAATTATTTGGTTATTGCGGGACGGGATCAGCAACAAAACGAGCTTATTGTTAAAAG ATATATGAAACCTACAGATGTTTACGTTCACGCCGATATTCATGGCGCTAGTAGCGTAGTTATTAAGAATCCTACTGGACTGCCCGTACCCCCAAAAACTTTGAATGAAGCGGGTACCATGGCCATATGTTACAG TGTGGCCTGGGACGCCAAAGTAGTAACCAATGCCTATTGGGTGTGGGGCGAACAAGTTAGCAAAACTGCACCCACTGGGGAATATTTGTCCACTG GAAGCTTCATGATAAGAGGCAAAAAGAATTTCTTGCCACCGTCCCATTTGATTCTGGGTTTGAGCTTTCTATTTCGACTGGAAGATGGATGtattgaaaaacatttag GAGAGCGTAGAGTTATCGCCCAAGAAGGAGACAGCAGTGTCAGTATTCAAGACAGTGAATTGGGCAAGGAAGAGGATGTTGAAGTGCCAGTATTGGATGAAAGTGACG AAGATGAAATTAACAAAGACGGGGAAATCGataaaaagaatattgaaaacCTAACTGACAAAAACATAGTTGAAAGTGGAAATATTGAGGAGAAAACTGATGGGGCAGTGCAAGAGGAGTCTTCTTCTGGTAGTGAAGATGAGGAAAATTCCCGATTTCCTGATACACATATAAAAATTCAGCATTCCGGCGGCACCAA gCAAATTTTAACCGAACCAGTTGTAAAAGACCAGAAACAACAAGACGAAGACAACATCATTTTCCTGGGAGACGATAAACCTGTAATTTTGAAACCCAACCAAACCAAGGCGAGAAGTAGAGGCGTTAGTGAATCGAGCAATAAGGATAGAAGCAACAAGTCTCAGAAGA acgaGCCAGTGAAGCAATCTCAAGCAAAGAGAGGGCAAAAAAGCAAGCTTaagaaaattaaggaaaagtACAAGGATCAGGATGAGGAAGACAGAAGGTTGAGAATGGATGTTTTGCAG TCCTCAGGCAACCAAAAAGacgtcaaaaaatgtaagaaaGGTGGTAAAGAACAGCAATCCAGGAATACCAAAAGGGAACCTAGAACGCCTAGGCTGCAAGTGCCTAAAGACTGCAACGATTTGGATGACGATGAACCTACAGTGCAAGCTGATGTGGATATGGTGAATGCTCTCACTGGAATCCCATTAGAGGCAGACGAGTTGCTCTTTGCAGTTCCTGTGATAGCTCCATATAATACCCTAGCAAATTACAA gTTCAAAGTAAAATTAACCCCGGGCACAGCAAAAAGAGGCAAAGCAGCTAAAACTGCCGTCTCCATGTTTTTCAAAGACAGATCAATAACATCTCGTGAAAAGGATCTTCTAAAAGCGGTAAAAGATGAACAATTGGCGAGAAACATTCCCGGAAAGGTCAAATTATCAGCGCCTAAAATGCAGAACCTCCGAAAGTAG